The Argentina anserina chromosome 3, drPotAnse1.1, whole genome shotgun sequence genome includes a region encoding these proteins:
- the LOC126786397 gene encoding phytohormone-binding protein-like, translated as MSLLYQSSSLSRTTTLDIMVKEIKTETKVGVGIEALWKALSKDLRFLAPKIAPNLIKNVELIEGDGTSIGTVLLFSFDSDVLKMIYQKEKIVELDESVHRFGLQVVEGGHLNHGFSSYKISYQLAAIQEQETLVSITVTYESALGDTSMPSRSTQATVAFIRSLESFLLNSAA; from the exons ATGTCCTTGCTCTATCAGTCCTCATCCCTCTCTAGAACTACCACACTTGACATCATGGTTAAggaaatcaaaacagaaaccAAAGTTGGTGTTGGGATTGAAGCCTTGTGGAAGGCCTTGTcaaaagatttgagatttcTGGCTCCAAAAATCGCACCCAATCTGATCAAGAATGTGGAACTCATAGAAGGAGATGGTACCAGCATTGGTACAGTCTTGCTCTTCAGCTTTGACAGTG ATGTATTGAAGATGATTTACCAGAAGGAGAAGATTGTGGAGCTTGATGAATCTGTCCATAGATTTGGGCTGCAAGTAGTAGAAGGAGGCCACTTGAATCATGGGTTTTCTTCCTACAAGATAAGTTACCAACTTGCTGCAATTCAAGAGCAGGAGACCCTGGTGAGTATCACAGTCACGTATGAGTCTGCACTTGGAGATACTAGCATGCCATCAAGGTCAACCCAAGCCACTGTAGCTTTCATCAGGAGCCTAGAATCCTTTTTGTTAAATTCTGCTGCCTAA
- the LOC126787085 gene encoding uncharacterized protein LOC126787085, whose protein sequence is MEALRSSSTLIIVLVCFAGVIHQAKAYTKVYCTNPASRCYGKTVECPYECPTSYSEDPKAKVCYIDCDSPVCKARCKHRKPNCNSPGSACYDPRFIGGDGIVFYFHGKSNEEFSLVSDKNVQINGRFIGHRPAGRTRDYTWIQALGILLNSQNFSVEATKVATWNNQIDHLRFTHNGNDVILEEGYLSTWYSPEKDIKVERIASKNSVIVSLKDVAEIMINVVPVTKEDDRIHNYKVPQNECFAHLEAQFKFFALSPKVDGVLGRTYRPDFENPAKPGVAMPVVGGEEKYRTSSLLSADCATCDLFSKETSESEKETSAVVDYGTLDCTRRSSGGYGIVCKK, encoded by the exons ATGGAAGCGTTGAGAAGCAGTTCCACATTGATCATTGTCCTAGTATGTTTCGCAGGTGTTATACATCAAGCTAAGGCTTACACTAAAGTGTACTGTACCAACCCAGCAAGCAGATGCTATGGGAAGACCGTGGAGTGCCCATACGAATGCCCAACCAGCTACTCTGAAGACCCAAAAGCCAAAGTTTGCTATATCGACTGTGATTCACCAGTATGCAAGGCTCGTTGCAAGC ACCGTAAACCAAACTGCAATAGCCCTGGATCAGCATGCTACGATCCACGTTTCATTGGCGGTGATGGCATTGTTTTCTATTTCCATGGCAAGAGCAACGAGGAGTTCAGCTTAGTCTCAGACAAAAACGTTCAGATCAATGGCCGCTTCATCGGCCACAGACCAGCCGGCCGTACTCGTGACTATACATGGATTCAGGCTCTTGGAATCCTTCTAAACTCCCAGAATTTCTCTGTGGAAGCTACAAAGGTGGCTACATGGAACAACCAAATTGACCATCTGAGATTCACTCACAATGGAAATGATGTAATTTTGGAAGAAGGGTATCTCTCCACTTGGTACTCACCAGAAAAAGATATTAAAGTTGAGAGAATAGCAAGCAAGAACAGTGTGATAGTGTCACTCAAGGACGTAGCTGAGATTATGATCAATGTTGTGCCAGTGACCAAAGAAGATGATAGGATTCACAACTACAAAGTACCTCAGAATGAATGCTTTGCTCATTTGGAAGCCCAGTTCAAGTTCTTCGCTCTGTCCCCAAAAGTTGACGGTGTACTTGGAAGGACTTACAGGCCAGATTTTGAGAACCCGGCAAAACCTGGAGTAGCAATGCCAGTTGTTGGAGGTGAAGAGAAATACAGAACATCATCACTTCTGTCTGCTGATTGTGCTACTTGTGATTTGTTCTCAAAGGAAACTAGTGAGTCAGAGAAAGAAACTTCAGCAGTTGTGGACTATGGTACACTAGACTGTACAAGAAGATCCTCAGGAGGCTATGGGATTGTTTGCAAGAAATGA
- the LOC126786387 gene encoding LOW QUALITY PROTEIN: lysine-specific histone demethylase 1 homolog 2 (The sequence of the model RefSeq protein was modified relative to this genomic sequence to represent the inferred CDS: inserted 2 bases in 2 codons), with amino-acid sequence MENPGLAGSSIKRSPWKMAGLRSYDENLMDDLIEKHLGGTFKKKKNRTKEDLEKETETEAMIAFSLGFPIDALLEEEINAGVVKELGGKEQNDYIVVRNHILARWRSNVGVWLTKAQIRETVSGEYEDLIXAFMPKEANEGSVVIVGAGLAGLAAARHLMSLGFKVVVLEGRSRPGGRVYTQKMGHDGKFSAVDLGGSVITGIHANPLGVLARQLSIPLHKVRDNCPLYKPDGTPVDKDIDSKIEVIFNKLLDKVMELRQTMGGFASDISLGSVLETLRQLYAVARSSEERQLLDWHLANLEYANAGCLSNLSAAYWDQDDPYEMGGDHCFLAGRNWRLIKALCEGVPIFYQKTVDTIRYADGGVEVIAGEQVFRGDMVLCTVPLGVLKKGAIKFEPELPQEKLAAIQRLGFGLLNKVAMVFPHVFWGEELDTFGCLNEHSQKRGEFFLLYSYHTVSGGAVLIALVAGEAAHTFDXTEPSSLLHQVVSVLRGIYSPKGVVVPDPIQTICTRWGSDPLSYGSYSHVRVQSSGSDYDILAENVGNRLFFAGEATHRQHPATMHGAFLSGLREASCMYRAPRSSQNNVRKVSQKNAGPSNDMLVDLFKNPDLSFGKFSFVFDPTTEDPKSVGLMRVSVGRNEDSYKQELVNSLPHSLNLPLQLYAVVSHEQACELELVTEESRLSYLAKDLGLQLMGPSAL; translated from the exons ATGGAGAACCCGGGGTTGGCTGGTTCTTCTATAAAGCGGTCGCCGTGGAAGATGGCCGGATTGCGAAGTTATGATGAGAATCTAATGGATGATCTGATAGAGAAGCATTTGGGTGGAActtttaagaagaagaagaataggaCAAAGGAGGATTTGGAGAAAGAGACAGAGACTGAGGCCATGATTGCATTCTCTCTTGGGTTCCCTATTGACGCGCTTCTTGAGGAGGAAATTAATGCTGGGGTGGTCAAAGAGTTAGGGGGGAAGGAGCAGAATGATTATATTGTTGTGAGGAATCATATTTTAGCAAGATGGAGGAGTAATGTTGGAGTATGGCTCACGAAAGCACAGATTAGAGAAACCGTGAGTGGTGAATATGAGGACTTGA TGGCATTTATGCCGAAGGAGGCAAATGAAGGGTCTGTTGTTATTGTTGGAGCAGGGCTTGCTGGACTAGCGGCTGCAAGGCATCTAATGTCATTGGGTTTCAAGGTGGTTGTCTTAGAAGGTAGGAGTCGACCTGGCGGAAGAGTTTACACCCAAAAGATGGGGCATGACGGCAAATTTTCTGCTGTGGATCTCGGTGGCAGTGTCATTACTGGCATTCATGCTAACCCTCTTGGAGTTCTGGCCAGGCAACTTTCTATTCCACTTCATAAGGTCCGGGATAACTGCCCGTTGTACAAACCTGATGGTACACCTGTTGATAAGGACATTGACTCTAAGATTGAAGTGATCTTCAATAAGCTGCTGGACAAAGTCATGGAACTCAGGCAAACTATGGGTGGGTTTGCAAGTGATATTTCACTAGGTTCAGTTTTGGAGACACTTAGGCAGTTGTATGCTGTTGCTAGAAGTTCTGAGGAGAGGCAACTTCTTGATTGGCATCTTGCAAATTTAGAATATGCAAATGCTGGATGTCTATCAAACCTTTCGGCTGCCTATTGGGATCAGGATGATCCTTATGAAATGGGTGGGGACCATTGCTTTCTCGCAGGACGTAACTGGAGATTGATAAAAGCATTGTGTGAAGGAGTTCCTATTTTCTATCAAAAGACTGTGGATACTATTCGTTATGCAGATGGAGGGGTTGAAGTGATCGCAGGGGAACAAGTGTTTCGAGGGGATATGGTCTTGTGCACTGTTCCTCTTGGAGTTCTAAAGAAAGGAGCTATTAAATTTGAACCTGAGTTGCCCCAAGAAAAACTTGCAGCAATTCAAAGGTTGGGTTTTGGGCTGCTGAACAAAGTAGCTATGGTTTTCCCTCATGTTTTCTGGGGAGAAGAACTGGATACTTTTGGATGTCTCAATGAACACAGTCAGAAACGTGGAGAATTCTTTTTGTTGTACAGTTACCATACTGTTTCTGGAGGTGCAGTTCTAATTGCACTCGTTGCTGGAGAAGCTGCACATACATTTG CCACAGAGCCCTCCAGCTTGCTTCATCAAGTTGTAAGTGTCCTCAGAG GTATTTATAGTCCCAAGGGCGTCGTTGTGCCTGATCCAATACAAACCATATGTACAAGATGGGG GAGTGATCCCCTTTCCTATGGTTCATACTCTCATGTCAGAGTACAGTCATCTGGTAGTGATTATGATATACTTGCAGAAAATGTGGGCAACCGGCTGTTTTTTGCAGGTGAGGCAACACATAGGCAACATCCAGCTACTATGCATGGGGCTTTCTTGAGTGGCCTAAGAGAGGCATCATGCATGTATCGAGCTCCAAGGAGTAGCCAAAACAATGTCAGGAAAGTATCACAAAAGAACGCTGGACCCAGCAATGACATGCTAGTAGATCTATTCAAGAACCCAGATCTATCGTTTGGGAAGTTTTCGTTTGTATTTGATCCTACAACAGAGGATCCAAAATCAGTAGGACTTATGAGAGTTAGTGTTGGGAGAAATGAAGACAGTTATAAGCAAGAGTTGGTAAACAGCTTGCCGCATTCTTTAAACCTACCATTGCAGCTTTATGCAGTTGTATCTCATGAGCAAGCTTGTGAATTAGAGCTGGTGACAGAAGAAAGTAGGTTGTCGTACTTGGCAAAAGACCTTGGTTTGCAACTGATGGGACCTAGTGCCCTATGA
- the LOC126786389 gene encoding LOW QUALITY PROTEIN: uncharacterized protein LOC126786389 (The sequence of the model RefSeq protein was modified relative to this genomic sequence to represent the inferred CDS: inserted 2 bases in 1 codon), producing the protein MWALSCASLXRASTPMATTLFASPVSVSVPTKLHYSQRDSPFVTEVAEAVDSLHSEFRAVDNLVARNTSRVLKAFQNARIGSHHFAGSTGYGHDEAGGREALDQAFAEIVGAESAIVRSQFFSGTHAITCALFAFLRPGDELLAVAGPPYDTLEEVIGKRDSHGMGSLIDFGVKYREVPLAEDGGLDWDALMHALKPETKCALIQRSCGYSWRQSLSVNDIRRAIEMIKVQNPKCLVMVDNCYGEFVESIEPPMVGADLIAGSLIKNPGGTIAPCGGYVAGRERWVKAAAARLSAPGLGVDSGSTPGHVMRAFFQGLFLSPQMVGEAIKGTFLAAEVMASKGYKVQPLSRIPRHDTVQAVQLGSRERLFAFCEAVQRSSPVGSFTKPIAGTTPGYASEVIFADGTFVDGSTSELSCDGPLREPFAVFCQGGSHWTQWGLVLGEVLKAM; encoded by the exons ATGTGGGCCTTGTCCTGCGCTTCCTT TAGAGCTTCTACACCCATGGCCACTACTCTTTTCGCTTCTCCAGTCTCCGTGTCTGTTCCGACCAAACTCCATTATTCCCAGAGAGACAGTCCTTTTGTTACGGAG GTTGCGGAAGCAGTGGATTCCTTGCATTCAGAGTTCAGAGCTGTGGATAATTTGGTAGCACGCAATACCAGCCGGGTTCTTAAAGCTTTCCAGAATGCCCGAATTGGATCTCAT CACTTCGCTGGAAGTACTGGCTATGGTCACGATGAAGCTGGAGGACGTGAAGCTCTTGACCAAGCTTTTGCAGAAATTGTAGGTGCTGAATCCGCAATAGTTCGCTCACAG TTTTTCTCAGGAACTCATGCTATAacttgtgctctatttgcattTCTAAGGCCAGGAGATGAG CTTTTGGCAGTTGCTGGTCCTCCCTATGACACCTTGGAGGAGGTTATTGGAAAGAGAGACTCTCATGGCATGGGATCCTTGATAGACTTTGGAGTGAAATATCGTGAAGTTCCA CTTGCTGAAGATGGTGGCCTTGACTGGGATGCGCTTATGCATGCTTTGAAACCTGAAACAAAATGCGCACTCATACAGCGATCATGTGGTTATTCATGGCGTCAGAGTTTAAGTGTGAATGACATAAGGCGTGCAATTGAGATGATAAAG GTGCAGAATCCCAAGTGCCTGGTCATGGTGGATAATTGTTATGGAGAATTTGTGGAAAGTATTGAACCTCCAATGGTG GGCGCAGATTTAATTGCAGGCAGTTTGATAAAAAATCCTGGTGGAACTATAGCCCCATGTGGTGGATACGTCGCAGGAAGGGAAAGATGGGTAAAAGCAGCAGCAGCTCGTCTGTCTGCACCTGGCCTTGGAGTTGATTCTGGCTCAACTCCTGGTCATGTTATGAGAGCGTTTTTTCAAGGTTTGTTCCTTTCACCTCAAATGGTCGGCGAGGCTATCAAG GGAACATTCCTAGCTGCTGAAGTTATGGCTTCCAAAGGGTATAAGGTGCAGCCACTTTCTCGTATTCCTCGCCATGACACAGTGCAG GCCGTACAGCTTGGCAGTCGTGAGCGCCTTTTTGCTTTCTGCGAGGCTGTGCAGAGGAGCTCCCCAGTCGGTTCATTTACCAAACCTATTGCGGGTACAACTCCAGGATATGCATCAGAG GTCATCTTTGCTGACGGAACCTTTGTTGATGGGAGTACAAGTGAGCTCTCATGCGATGGACCATTAAGAGAGCCATTTGCTGTATTTTGCCAG GGTGGCTCCCATTGGACTCAGTGGGGACTAGTTCTTGGAGAGGTTTTAAAAGCCATGTAA